A window from Candidatus Binatia bacterium encodes these proteins:
- the rplM gene encoding 50S ribosomal protein L13 has product MQQKVTRSLTVEEALAARQWYLIDADGQVLGRLATRVAGILRGKHNPAFTPHVDCGDFVVIVNADKIRITGNKARGKIHYTHSGYPGGTKARSAGDILANDPAKLVRQAVVGMLPRNRLGRQLATKLKIYAGVEHPHVAQQPHQLAV; this is encoded by the coding sequence ATGCAGCAGAAGGTCACCAGAAGCCTGACGGTCGAAGAGGCGCTTGCCGCGCGCCAGTGGTACCTCATCGACGCGGACGGGCAGGTGCTCGGTCGCCTGGCCACGCGGGTCGCCGGGATTCTTCGGGGCAAGCACAACCCGGCTTTCACCCCCCACGTCGATTGCGGCGACTTCGTCGTCATCGTCAATGCGGACAAGATCCGCATCACGGGCAACAAGGCCCGGGGCAAGATCCATTACACGCACTCCGGCTATCCCGGAGGCACCAAGGCGCGGTCGGCCGGAGACATCCTGGCCAACGATCCGGCCAAGCTCGTCCGCCAGGCCGTCGTCGGCATGCTGCCGCGCAACCGCCTGGGCAGGCAGCTGGCCACCAAGCTCAAGATTTACGCCGGCGTCGAGCATCCCCACGTCGCCCAGCAGCCCCACCAGCTCGCGGTCTGA
- a CDS encoding AMP-binding protein, whose product MSLRGTGQGGSVARFLEVFEVLGAAGILRPTFLGGLAKFAGKYGSMPAAGFASSAARRPADVGLVDEVGPPMTFGEIEARTNAIARGLASAGVRCGEAVGLYARNHRGFVEATVALNKLGANALLINTGFAAPQLHEVLEREGCSVVMFDEEFLPIIEKGAGDRTRILTLSSADHGITTMDDLVRMHSAAEVEPPPKHGRMTILTSGTTGTPKGARRQARRTGLDSLVGLLGRMPLRVGEKSYVAAPAFHSWGGAHLLLGSMLSNTIVMRNRFDPEDTLKTIHEHKPQVLAVVPVMMQRICALEDDVIRRYDCRSLRVVAASGSALPGELALRWMNTFGDHVYNFYGSTEVAQASIAMPDELRAAPGTAGRPPRGTRVRILDPEGCPVGTGVIGRIFVANDNQFDGYTGGGNKEVIDGLMSSGDVGHFDDDGLLFVDGRDDDMIISGGENVFPREVEDLLSDHPAVREAAVIGVPDDEFGQRLKAYVVSENNGSITDSELKLYVKEHLARYKVPRDIVFLDELPRNPTGKVLKRVLRDL is encoded by the coding sequence ATGAGCCTGCGCGGTACCGGGCAGGGCGGCTCCGTCGCCCGCTTCCTCGAAGTATTCGAAGTTCTCGGCGCAGCCGGGATCCTGCGACCGACCTTCCTCGGCGGCCTGGCAAAGTTCGCCGGCAAGTACGGCTCGATGCCGGCTGCCGGATTTGCCTCTTCCGCAGCGAGGCGCCCCGCAGACGTCGGCCTCGTCGACGAAGTGGGGCCGCCGATGACGTTCGGCGAAATCGAGGCGCGCACCAACGCGATCGCGCGCGGGCTCGCGTCGGCCGGCGTGCGCTGCGGCGAAGCGGTCGGGCTTTACGCGCGCAACCATCGAGGTTTCGTCGAAGCGACGGTCGCGCTGAACAAGCTCGGCGCGAACGCGTTGCTGATCAACACCGGCTTTGCCGCCCCGCAGCTGCACGAGGTCCTCGAGCGCGAGGGCTGCAGTGTCGTGATGTTCGACGAAGAGTTCCTGCCGATCATCGAGAAGGGCGCCGGAGATCGCACGCGCATCCTCACGCTGTCGAGCGCCGATCACGGCATCACGACGATGGACGACCTCGTGCGCATGCACAGCGCCGCCGAGGTCGAGCCGCCGCCGAAGCACGGCCGCATGACCATCCTGACTTCCGGAACGACCGGCACGCCCAAGGGCGCGCGGCGCCAGGCGCGTCGCACCGGCCTCGATTCGCTCGTCGGGCTGCTCGGCCGCATGCCGCTCCGTGTCGGCGAGAAGTCCTACGTCGCCGCGCCGGCATTCCACTCGTGGGGCGGCGCTCACCTGCTGCTCGGTTCGATGCTCTCGAACACGATCGTGATGCGCAACCGCTTCGACCCCGAGGACACGCTGAAGACGATCCACGAGCACAAGCCGCAGGTGCTCGCCGTGGTCCCGGTGATGATGCAGCGAATCTGCGCTCTCGAAGACGACGTGATCCGCCGCTACGACTGCCGCTCGCTCCGCGTCGTCGCGGCCAGCGGCTCGGCGCTTCCCGGTGAGCTGGCGCTGCGCTGGATGAACACGTTCGGCGATCACGTTTACAATTTCTACGGCTCCACCGAGGTCGCCCAGGCCAGCATCGCGATGCCCGACGAGCTGCGTGCCGCGCCTGGAACCGCCGGCCGTCCGCCCCGCGGCACCAGGGTACGGATCCTGGACCCGGAAGGATGCCCCGTCGGCACAGGAGTCATCGGCCGCATCTTCGTCGCCAACGACAACCAGTTCGACGGCTATACCGGCGGCGGCAACAAGGAAGTCATCGACGGCCTGATGTCCAGCGGCGACGTCGGGCACTTCGACGACGACGGGCTGCTGTTCGTCGACGGCCGTGACGACGACATGATCATCTCGGGCGGCGAGAACGTCTTCCCGCGCGAAGTCGAGGATCTGCTGTCGGACCATCCGGCGGTGCGCGAAGCGGCGGTCATCGGCGTGCCGGACGACGAGTTCGGGCAGAGGCTCAAGGCTTACGTCGTCAGCGAGAACAACGGTTCGATCACCGACTCGGAGCTGAAACTGTACGTCAAGGAACACCTCGCGCGTTACAAGGTGCCGCGCGACATCGTCTTTCTCGACGAGCTGCCGCGCAATCCGACAGGCAAAGTGCTCAAGCGCGTGCTGCGCGACCTGTAA